From a region of the Rhipicephalus microplus isolate Deutch F79 chromosome X, USDA_Rmic, whole genome shotgun sequence genome:
- the LOC119180400 gene encoding kelch-like protein 36: protein MKEVSRHSDGTVPGFRMVHFESPPHASALLNGLNLLRARGQLLDVTLIAGGREFKAHRAVLAACSDYFRAMFTDAMLESRQPEICLNGVSAQGLRCLLEYAYTSRLVLSLANIQDVLATANHIGLTPVVEACSSYLQDQLDLENCIDVATLAETYSLRRLRKRVYRFICANLHQFAKTPEFQRLSTTQMEHLLACDFPVNCPEGDVLSFVLNWVACDLGDRLSQARKLVSYICFSEIPASRLAELWDSPVLQCLFSRRIPPHLSGIGGQPPPSLVNTRGMELVLLKVGGFGLSGVTNEITYYLPSAGRWKYLTSIPHVEQCNFGTAVLGNELYVVGGCFNQSLHQENVHPFGFRYNALTGKWSTMAPMRWERCRFALCVARDHLYAVGGAGEVLGDVDTAEDGEAHCERYDPHTDVWMPVAPLPGARTQHAGAAWGPYLFVSGGLNADSVLNSLLRYDTRTDNWETMLHMSIPRADHSMVVYGDRLVVCGGWYEDAATGTRVLAETVEAYDIAANSWTPVTTVPTPRYHAGVAVLSSWLYTVGGFHSDTTFDRASGVVERFDLDGSLGWEEAQPYPQDVWEHACCTLFVPRCRDDLDVISDKTLM, encoded by the coding sequence ATGAAGGAAGTATCGAGGCACAGTGATGGAACTGTACCAGGGTTTCGAATGGTTCACTTTGAGTCTCCACCGCATGCCAGTGCACTTCTTAATGGCCTCAATCTTTTGCGAGCCCGAGGACAGCTTCTTGATGTGACTCTTATTGCTGGTGGCCGAGAGTTTAAGGCACACCGCGCTGTTCTAGCTGCCTGCAGTGACTATTTTCGGGCTATGTTCACGGATGCTATGCTTGAGAGCCGTCAGCCTGAGATCTGTCTTAATGGAGTGAGTGCCCAGGGTCTGCGATGTCTTCTGGAATATGCATATACATCAAGGCTGGTGCTTAGCTTAGCTAACATTCAAGATGTATTGGCCACCGCAAATCATATCGGACTGACCCCTGTCGTCGAAGCCTGCTCTTCGTACCTGCAAGATCAGCTTGATTTAGAAAACTGCATTGATGTTGCTACACTTGCAGAAACATACTCACTACGAAGACTTCGGAAACGAGTTTATCGTTTTATTTGTGCTAACTTGCACCAATTTGCTAAAACACCAGAATTTCAGCGTCTCTCCACAACACAAATGGAGCATCTTCTTGCCTGCGATTTCCCTGTGAATTGTCCTGAGGGGGATGTGCTTTCATTTGTCCTCAACTGGGTTGCCTGTGATTTAGGTGATCGGCTCTCACAGGCTCGCAAGTTGGTCTCTTACATTTGCTTTTCGGAAATTCCAGCATCCAGACTTGCCGAGTTATGGGACTCCCCAGTGCTGCAGTGCCTATTTTCACGAAGGATTCCTCCTCACCTGTCTGGCATTGGTGGTCAACCACCCCCTAGCCTGGTGAATACTCGAGGCATGGAGCTTGTATTGCTCAAGGTAGGAGGATTTGGTTTGTCAGGTGTTACTAATGAAATTACTTATTACTTGCCTAGTGCAGGCCGTTGGAAATACCTCACCTCTATTCCTCACGTAGAGCAGTGCAATTTTGGCACAGCTGTTCTTGGCAATGAGCTTTATGTGGTAGGTGGCTGCTTTAACCAAAGCTTGCACCAGGAAAATGTGCACCCATTTGGTTTTCGTTATAATGCACTCACTGGTAAGTGGTCGACTATGGCACCCATGCGGTGGGAGCGTTGTCGATTTGCACTTTGCGTGGCTCGAGACCATCTCTATGCAGTTGGGGGTGCCGGTGAAGTACTTGGTGATGTTGACACTGCTGAGGATGGAGAGGCTCATTGTGAGCGTTATGATCCGCACACGGATGTGTGGATGCCTGTTGCTCCACTTCCCGGTGCTCGAACTCAGCATGCTGGTGCAGCCTGGGGCCCATACTTATTTGTTTCTGGAGGCCTCAATGCAGATTCAGTGCTCAACTCTCTTCTTCGTTATGACACACGTACTGATAACTGGGAAACAATGTTGCACATGTCTATACCCAGAGCTGACCACTCTATGGTTGTTTACGGGGACCGCCTTGTGGTCTGTGGTGGATGGTATGAAGATGCTGCTACAGGCACGCGCGTCCTTGCCGAAACGGTTGAAGCATATGACATAGCTGCCAATTCTTGGACTCCTGTCACAACAGTGCCAACCCCACGATACCATGCTGGTGTTGCAGTGCTCAGCTCGTGGCTCTACACAGTGGGTGGTTTCCACAGTGACACAACGTTTGACCGCGCAAGTGGAGTCGTTGAGAGGTTCGACTTGGATGGCAGTCTTGGTTGGGAAGAAGCGCAGCCTTACCCACAGGATGTATGGGAGCATGCGTGTTGCACCTTGTTTGTTCCTCGCTGTAGAGATGACCTTGACGTCATTTCGGACAAGACCTTAATGTAA